In one window of Cydia fagiglandana chromosome 1, ilCydFagi1.1, whole genome shotgun sequence DNA:
- the LOC134674954 gene encoding uncharacterized protein LOC134674954: MTADKKSSWRCISCRQCDSSDVLADLVKEVKGFKSQFNKMQEGLDQANQGITNIEGKLGMLETRLDDLTTRLTLAEAKVDRLPAVESSLKSLESELAALKVNESGREQFGRLNNIEISGVPQTNGENLMSILGGICVTVGFNLCETDVDTIHRVRRFQSSLSSKENADSRPPAIIVRFCQRRRKDELVAAARARRGLTSADAGLTGPAVAIYLNEHLTTGNKILLRKARDKKVELNYDYLWVKQCKIFMRKNDKSRVFVITDDTDLKKLK, from the coding sequence ATGACGGCCGATAAGAAGTCGAGTTGGCGGTGTATTTCATGCCGTCAATGTGATAGTAGCGATGTACTGGCAGACTTAGTAAAGGAAGTGAAAGGATTTAAATCTCAATTCAATAAAATGCAGGAAGGATTGGACCAGGCTAACCAGGGTATCACAAATATTGAGGGCAAGCTCGGTATGCTTGAAACCAGATTGGATGACCTCACTACGAGGCTTACTCTGGCAGAAGCCAAGGTCGACCGCCTCCCGGCAGTTGAGTCCAGTTTGAAGAGTCTTGAATCGGAGCTGGCCGCCTTAAAAGTAAATGAGAGTGGCCGGGAGCAGTTCGGTAGGCTTAATAACATCGAAATCAGTGGTGTTCCGCAGACGAATGGGGAGAACTTAATGTCCATCTTAGGCGGCATCTGTGTCACGGTCGGTTTCAATCTATGTGAAACTGACGTCGACACCATACATCGCGTGCGCCGCTTCCAGTCGTCGTTAAGCAGTAAGGAGAATGCGGACTCAAGGCCTCCTGCGATCATAGTTCGTTTCTGTCAGCGGAGGCGCAAGGACGAGCtggtggcggcggcgcgcgcgcgccgcggccTCACCAGCGCCGACGCCGGCCTCACTGGGCCTGCGGTCGCCATTTATCTTAATGAACACCTAACAACCGGCAATAAGATATTACTGAGGAAGGCTCGTGATAAGAAGGTTGAGCTGAATTACGATTATCTCTGGGTAAAACAATGTAAAATCTTTATGCGCAAAAATGACAAATCAAGAGTGTTCGTCATTACTGACGACACCGACCTGAAAAAGTTAAAGTGA